DNA sequence from the Scophthalmus maximus strain ysfricsl-2021 chromosome 1, ASM2237912v1, whole genome shotgun sequence genome:
CCAGTTGTCTTCctctgaaaaaaagggaaacgaaTCTTGAACAGAAACCAGGACATGTTAAGACATGGCCGATTATATCGAAAATAACAAGGCACCttctgggaaaacaaaaaaaaacagcacagtgtGCTACTGTTGATCGTAACCAGAGTCGTccgtcaaagtgtgtgtgtagtcttcATACTATGATAGTTGTAGCAatacattttggggtttttgtaaTTATACTAAAAAGATAGAGAAGAGACATATTCTGTAAAAGAccatgagggggaaaaaaaatctcacaattCATATTGTCCAGAtgaatctatttattttctcGTTTATCTTACAGGAGTTCCAGAAATGTACAGTTTTCAACTTCAACACACAGGAAAAACTAagtatatacatgtgtgtgcttTATAAATATTGCACTCAGCAATAAATATTATGTTTAACTTGGTTTACAGTACAATTCAGatatttaaattacattattacatacTACAAACAGAGGATGACCAAACAAGGCTGGTATCTTTCTGGATGATGGAGCAGGTTGATTAAGGAGGATGTGTTAGTTGGCATTGACAAAGGACTGATAGAAGGACATGAGCTGGGCTTGGAGGTCCTGTGCGTAGGGGTCCAGCTTTTCTCTCAGGTCCTCAGCATAGGGGGCCACCATTTGTTTCACCGAGTTGGCTCTCTGACTTAGCTCAACCTGGACCTTCTCGGTCATGGGGGCCACACTGTCCTGGAAGTCCTGCAGGTGCTGGTCCACCTTCTGCTTCAGGTCGTCAGTGTAGGGCCCCAGCTGAGCCTGCAGGTCCTGCACACTCTGCTCCAGGCTGGTCTTCAGCTCCTCGCTCTTCTGCAGCAGGGTGCTCCTCAGGGCCTCGGAGTCCAGGGAGTCAGCGTAGGGGGCCAGCTCCTGTTTGAGCAGCTCCACTCTCTGCTGGATCTGGGCCTTCATTTCCTCGGTGTAGGGCTCCAGCCTCTGCTTGACAGAGGTCAGCTCCTTGGTCACACGCTCTCTCAGCACATCGGCCTCTGCAGTGACTTTGGTGATCACATCCTGGGCTCCATGTGGAAGCTGCTCCTGGAGGCTGATTGCGTACATGTTGGCGAGGTCAGCACTCTCTGCCAGACGGGCACTGGTAGACGGACAAAGTAATGGTTAGACCAACACAATGGCTGAGTAATACCAACATGTCACTGGTAGGCTCGGTCATCATAGTCTAGTTGGTCATACAACTTACTTGACTTCCTGTCCAAACTGAGACTTCCTGATCATCTGCAGGGTGTCATCAGCTGTCTGGGTGGCTTTGGCAATATAGTCCCAGAAAGCATCAGTCAGCACTTCTATCTGTGGCTTGGGTGCATCAGCATAGAAGAGGTTGGCTTGACAGCCTGTTCAGTGGAAAAGAGATCAGTTTGAGATTAGCATAGATCTGTCACCCATTCAGTTTATTGTGATTGCTCAGCAAGTGATGCGGCATCAGTTAAGGTCAGTTTTGACTTAGCtttattaaaaagacatttaaaagttaaaaaacagaagCTTGCAATTTACCCGACAGCAGTGCAATGGCTAGTACCACAAACGTCTTCATGACTGTGTCTTGCTGTAAAGAAACACAATTAGGATCTCGTTAAGTTTTAAGTGGCTTTAACAAAGCCCAAACTTTTATATTTGCCCCTTGAAgtattgttttgaaaatgtttctaatTCTAATTCTCACCTGGTTGTGGCTTGTGTACCTCTGGAGCGTGTTTGCGAGAGTGTCAGAGTGCTTCCGTGTATATATACCGAAGCCAGGTGACTGTTGTAGTCACAAGCCCAAAGTCCAGAAGTCCCTGCCATGTTGTCACGATGGCTCTCCCTGTTTCTGCTGCATCTCCGCTCTACTATCACATGACGCCCAAGGCGACAATGTAGACGCGATATTTACACCACAGAGGTTATGTGCATTTCAGTTATGTCCTGACAACAAAACCCACAAgtaaaccctaacccttctcTGGACAGCATTGTGATAAACCAATAAGTTCAGTGCTAACGGTCTGTAGATAACTGCAGATAACCTTGGCATTCTTAAACTAGCAGACTTTGCATTAGGGACAGGTAACGTGAATAAAATAGCACGAGGTactcaaatgtttaaaaaaaaaattgtatagaAATATTATCACATAATTCTGCTTGAAaactttatacattttttatccaGCAGCTAGAATTTGTGACAAGCTAATGGAGTCACTTTTATACAACCCTTAAAAAGAATCAATATTTCCAGTTGGCTGTCCAAGTAGCACTTTATTTCCCTGACATGTTCTCATTTCAGGCCTTAATAGTGGAACAGGAAGATGATTAGTTTAAAGCTTTATTACTCTCTTCAGGGCATAAATAAGGGCTGTAAGAGAAAAGAGTGTCCAGACAGAAGTGTTCTCTGTCTGGACACTGGACATTTGGGTTTTACCAAATGTTGGAGCAATCCTCTGAAGTATTCTAAACAGTTTCTGAGCACATTCCAAAATAGTTACAGGAAAACTTCCCTCAAGAATATAATGAGTCACATTCCCAATAAGAGaaagaggtaaaacaaaaaggacagaaaTCTGATGCATCACAGTCTGGATTTTCTGTGATTCAGTGTTGGTCAAaatgtctgtatgtgtttttgacacattcttttttaaattcttaacaGAATGGTGAAAAGTCATGCGTAGACCTGTTACCATTTTGTCACCAGCAGCTAGTTTCAGTTGAacttaaacaaaaataataaaagaaataatagcCATTGCTGCTCAACTGACACTTACACTATTTTGTTCAAGAAAATAGTGACAGGTATCTTTTCACAACCTCACAATTGGCCCTGTTAGAAGACTACCTGTCCTCTCTCTATTATAGCTCATCTTTGTGCATTGGTTTTGAAGTTTTGTAATACATGTTGGATTTTTACTTAGTTGTAAGTGCTAAATATATACACCTACTACGAGATATTGTTGCTGACATAAATTCCCAATATCTGCGAATGACATGAATAGCGTTTCATATTCTGCTGCTTTGAACAATAGAGTGTGAATGCAGCATAATTAGCGACCCATTTATTACCAACCAGGCAGTTGAATATATTTTACTCTTTCTTTTCCGTTttctaaaaacttttttggaAGTTTCACTGTACAAATAGACTTCCTGGCTAAAGtgtgtcattatgatgttaaagcTGTAATGGtaatataaaaacaatgtaCAATGGTCCCTGTAAACCTTGCTTTCACAATgatattctcttggccaccagaATGTGCTTTTTGTGGAAAAATTATGACTCCATTTACGGCACTAAGAAACTGCATGCATCACCCATATCTATCCTCAGTtatggaaatggcagatggtggCGAATTGCCAAAAAATAAGAACTGAACTATGGTATGTCTGGTGTGTAACAGCAGCTACTTTGTCCTTCATAAGCTGACGGTGTCTGAGTCTGCTAACCTTTGGCCAGGGATTGTCACAGGGATTGCTGAACATTGGCATGACCATAATTTAACATGACGTTAACTGGCAAACTGTCAAGTTAACAGAGCCAATAAAATGCTCACCATAGATCTAATCAAAGCTGAGTatcaaagaaatgaaagaaagatgtTCTGTCTGTCTTGGCAGAGATTTATCTGTGACTGAGAAATAGCTAACAGGTCAGTAATTGCAGAGATCTGTGAGGACAGGGGTTGTTTGAGGTTAAACTTATGGATGTCATCACACTCAAACACTGATGGATCACACTTGGTACTTTTGCCACCAAAGAGTCATGGTttacataaatttaaaaaaagggtagCTCCCAGAAAATCAATGACACATGAAGCTGCAAAAACTGGATGTGTGTTATGTGCATTGGTGTAACAATATGGGCTTGTGCATGCGTGGATTCTCTAGGACAGCAAGGACAGGGTGAGGCAGGGTGACAGCAAGGCACTAGCACATGGACTTTGGGATCATTCTTTCCTGGCTTGCTATATAAGCTGCAGAACTTCACCAGCTGAACACAAGCACTGCCAAGTGGATTTGCAGATACACTTGCAAACTCAGGTGAGATGGGGAAATAACCGGAGCTGTCGCACTGTCAACTGCTTGCTGTGGCGTGACTTATTGTCGTGACTAACTTTTATGCTTTCTTTGTCAAAAGGTCTAAGAGCCATGAAGGTCCTCGCTGTGCTCGTCCTTGCTGTTTTCAGCAGTGAGTATGATTCTGCTGAAAATCATAGAGCGTGTCACACACCAAATTGTATTTGCTTGCCTTGGTGAGGGGTGAATATGCACCATGCAAATGTCAAACCTCAGAACAGGTTGTCATGCATGGCTGAAAATCCACAATCAAACTAATTTTGTCTCCACTGAACAGGCTGTCAAGCCAACATCTTCTATGCTGATGCACCCAAGCCACAGATAGAAGTGCTGACTGATGCTTTCTGGGACTACGTTGCCAAGGCCACCCAGACAGCTGATGACACCTTGCAGATGATCAGGAAGTCTCAGTTTGGACAGGATGTCAGGTAGGCCTTGCAAAATGTGTCATGCTAATATTGTAATAGATTGAATATTAGCAACTGAGGTACAACTTCCTCCCAACTAGAGGATGAATGTAAACTAAACTTACTTCCATTGTTCATTTGAATGTCTAGTGCCCGTCTGACCGAAAGTGCCGACATGGCCAACACGTACGCAGTGAGCATCCAGGAGCAGCTTCCCCCTGTGGCCCAGGATATGATCACCAAAGTCACCACAGAGGCTGATGTGCTGAGAGAGCGTCTGACCAAGGAGCTGACTTCTGtcaaggagaagctggagccCTACACCGAGGACATGAAGGCCCAGATCCAGCAGAGAGTGGAGCAGCTCAAACAGGAGCTGGCCCCCTACACCGGAGCCCTGGACACCGAGGCCCTGAGGAGCACCCTGCTGCAGAAGAGCGAGGAGCTGAAGACCAACCTGGAGCAGAGTGTGCAGGACCTGCAGGCTCAGCTGGGGCCCTACACTGACGACCTGAAGCAGAAAGTGGACCAGCACCTGCAGGACTTCAAGGAGCGCGTGGCCCCCATGACCGAGAAGGTCCAGAGTGAGCTGACCGAGAGAACCCAACAGGTGAAAGAAATGGCTTCCCCCTACGTTGATGAGCTGAGGGGAACACTGGACCCCTACGCCCAGGACCTCCAGGCCCGTCTCACCTCCCTCTACGAGTCATTTGTCAAAACCAACTAAGTCCGTCCCCACCTCATGtttaacaaaaagaaactgcatCTACGTAATGATTCCATGTTGTTAACAATATAACACCACAAGctcgccatttttttttttaatttgaagagtTCTATAGATATTTTTACAGTATTACAAAAAGATAAATTATAGATATGGAATGTTGGTCTGCAACCACACAGTGTTCTGTCCCCACATTATGGAAATAAAGTGAAAGCTAAACATAAACGTGCAAGTCTTCTGTGTTATTTACAATGTGATAAGATTTCAGGTGGGGCGTTTTATTTGTCAAGTTTGGAAATGTCAGTATATCTTTCAAATTTACAATTGAGGTGAAAAAATGAATGGGAAGAAAAAGTTACACATCATCATGTCAATATGGTAAGTGATCAAATGTTCctaatatgaaaacataaagAATATAAACGTTTATGGACTTGGATGTCACACAATACTGGATGAAACCAATCTCTGCCCTTGGTGAATAAATAGAGTCCCTCCGTTGTAGAGATTCTTGTGCTTATATCTGCAGTCAGTTTTAATGCACTGATTTAAATTTTGACATTTATAAGAAACTGTCTATATAAACTCCACAAAAAAGATGAGGAATAGAGATTTTCTTGTTTGTTCAGGGTCTTGTTGTGAAATCCCCTCCACACCCTGTTAAGAATCAGTTGGGGGTATCGGACAGGGCATGCCCGGGTTTGTTACTGCAAGTCTGAAAGTTCCTGAGCACATCATGCTTccagccttgttttttttttagttttccttttGTGCCTCCATCCCTGCTGTCAGATCGCTCCCACGCCGCCTTATCCAGTGGCAAACAACATTCCTCTGTTCTGCCCCCAACTGTCCCAAGCTTTGCACAACATTAACCCTCcgagcatacacacacagctctgatgTCTCATTTTGTCTGATTAGGGCTTTTAATTATATTCTGATCGTGCATGTTTTAAAGTGAAcggttttaaaatgtttcctggTGTATTCATACACTGCAAATGCTTTCTGGGTTTCACTGGGTTTGGTTTTTCTCAGATCGGCACTATTACACATACAACTGTTCAAAAATTGATGAACTGGTGGTTTAATCACAATCACGATATACTTCAAGGTTCAGTGTGTATGGATTTAGTGGCGTCTAGAGGTGAGGTTGTATATTGCAACCAGCTGAAAAAACCCTCACCTCAACTTCCTCTTACAAGTTTATAGGAGAACCTACGTTGGACTTCTGCTAACTTGAGGAACTTGAAAGGTCCACTGTCGAGTCaagtgttttggtttgtcccttctgggctactgtagaaacatggcagtGCAACACAACATGGCAGTTGCCGTGTAAGAAGACCTGCTCTTGATGTAGATATAAAGGGCTCTTTCTAATCAAGAGAATATCAAAAGTTCCTAACACTCGACCGTTAGCAACAGGTCCACCTTATCGTTGCCAAAGGACATAAATCCCCGGTCTAACCTTTCGTCGTTGCTTTTCCTCGTCTGTGGCATTTGCTGCAACTCTGCAAACTTCTGCCACTTGATCACATCAGCATATGAACAGTGTACGTGAACATTCATGTTATATTTAGCTGTTTTAACATTAGTCGAggaaaacataaatatgaatattatatgaTTTACACCCTGAACACAGATTCCGAATACACGGATTGATCATGAAAAGCAAAATCAATTTACCATCAGACAACAGATAATAGACAGGAAAAATTAGGAAATAAAATGGGtcatgcaaaaacacaatgcaagTGTTGATTTAAAACGTAGATGTTTTTGATATATTGCACAACAGTCATAATCGTTTGACTCTGCAGCTTCATGTAGTTTTCAGAGCTGTCgggaaaaaatggaggaaaCATGTCTCTAGGCTTTCTTTCGAAAGAGCTAGATCAGACGATTGATACCGCTCACTTATCGTGTCATGTTTGTGTGGTCCGTACAAAAGACGTAGAGGCCTCAAGGTGTTGTTTTGGAGGAGGCCTTTGTGCGTGGGAAGTGAGCTTATTAAACAAGTTTCTGCACAACTTCAACTCCTTTAGACACcagattttattcttttcacCTACTCTACATGGAGAGGTACACCTATAGCTTACCATCTCACCCATGGGCCTTAGCTGCTGCATGCATCAAACTTGTGACCCCTTCATCGTGGTGCTATAGCTCAGCAGACCCTGGTCAGACATTTGGCTTTGTCGGCACACATCTCCATCAGCTGATAGATACATAGATGAACTTGaatgatcccaaactgggaaattccagacTAAAGTGTACTAAACACCGGGAGCTGGTGCAACAGGCTGCCATCTAGCACGTCGCCATCTTGCTGTTTTGAAAACACTCTGACTCAATATCAGATGATGGATCTTAACCCACACTAACCCTGCTGACTCAGCCAGGCAGATGTTTTGCTGTCCGGACGGGTGAGATCACCAGGAAttaatcaaaaaacacaaatgcttcAAACCAGCttccagaaaacaaaatcatcaggCTCAGGGTTGCTTTAGTTCAAACCAAGAtgtcctctcacacactcctgtcctGGTGGACATTGGACACAGCCTCTGTTGTTGTGGGGCAAAAGGAGAAGCAGCTGTAGTTTAGATGACTGTGCcagatattttactgtattaCCTCACAGTTGGCAGTTTCACTTCCCCGAATGCATTCTCTTTGCCCTGGTTGATTTGTGAGTGTTTGTGGTCAACTTCACGACACATGATTTTTCATGTGACGTGTGCTGATTGGCCACTCTGGTCCATGAATTCATGAACGTATGTCCAAACAGGAGATTTATGATAATAGCCGTAGTGTAAGTAAATGTTTCTGTCAAGATAAGTAACAAAACTCAACCTATCCTTATGAAATTGGATGGGATAATGGtatgatgaatgtgaaaagcTTAAAAGTTGCAGCATGAGAACTTTTTTCCAGAATAATGGGATTAAATGACTGatcttgatttgtttgtgtgtttcatctgcCCTGGACTCGTTATCTTgctgaacatacagtatgtttctgTATGTGACACAACCTCCTCAAGTGACACACTATTGTCTTGGAATACCGAGGTCAAGGGTCTAAACTGTTCCACGTCACTGCCCTCGTCAGTCAAAGACAgtaaagaacattttcattcattgcaAATTTACAATATAGCGAGGCAACCTGGTAATGCCTCCAAATCACTGAACACTTCAGTTGACCTCTTTGCGTTACTTCACACTTTTACACACCCAATTACCCCACCATTCCCCTTTATACTTTGTTCCTGTGAAAAATTACAGATGGAAGAAATCTGTCGGGTTGACAACAAAGAGGCCAAGTCCCAAAGGGCAAAGGTTGTTACACATGGTCAGTGAAGGAATCCAAGTTGAACTTGatagcaaaaataaaagtgtttaatgttttttacaaaacattacacTACAGTATGAGTTATGCATTTCTGCCCTTCTTTCCAGGCAGGTCACTTGGCCTAGGCTCTTGCTTTTAGTTAATGTAATGCAATGCAGAGCTTGTTCTtctgagcaataaaaaaaacagctaaagTCAGTGCTGCTTGTTGTGTGGTGCAACAACATGCCACAACTCCTTGATCACTTGTCTATAACAGGCTCTTAGAAATAAGTTAAAGAGGCAGAAAACTTTTCGTGCCCCATAGCGGTTCCaggttttattattgtttggtcactgttgtaataaatgctgcagtagcaagacgccggtgaggacgcaggtacttttcctgtGAACGCCACAAAGAAGCATGAACATCTCCTGATTCATTTTCTGGCCCCCAGAAAATGAAATTTGACTTGTAAGCAGCCAGgctgccagcagcctggctacttaccaaagcagaaaataatcatgaaaattcccaatttgaacaaatcaCCTTGAGTTAAATGTCAGGTAATATAAATAAGTAGCCTGGTTGTGTCACCTTCTGGTCTActagaaagaaaacatttgtttctctgtaaccagttttttttggtcaatttggctgttccaccgtctgccatttccatcactggggatataAACTGGGAGAACGCTATTGtcctccttgttttggttacacCATGGGTGACACTTTTCCTTTGTGCAGTAATTTGTATCCTCATTTTCCATGAAAACCGCGTCACAGTGGCTAAGACAATAACATGGTGAAATGTCTGTTAAATATGCAACTTGTTGTTTGATAGGTTGGAGAAAACACTTTCTTTCGGCATCAAACTTCCCCTTTCCTGTGCTAATTGCAAAatcctgttggttttttttgggggggggtataaCTTTCCTATTCCTTACaacataaaaatggatgtaTCGTCTTTTTCTCCATATAGCTCCTGTGTAATCGACATCTTTTGTCCACTGTTATACAAGAGTTCCTGTTCTCTCTTAGttcattttttctattttacccATAATCCCTCTCCTAACAGTGGTCTTGTTGCCCCCAAGTGTATACCCAAGCCTGAACATGCCCTTTGTGTAGTGCTGACACTTTGATTATACTTCATGTACTTGCTGGTAATTTATTGCTGTACTTCGTGCAATGTCACAGTGCAGCAAGAACATTATAAGGACATTGAGCAAATTGGGGGATATGATAGGAATACAGAAATATCACATGAGCTAAATTCACTATTTGAACTAGGGGAGTTTGGGATGGGATTGTAATGCAAAAGTGCCTtgtgtgttgggggttttttgtctGCCAGGAGTTATGGGGTGTCAACGGTCAGCAGTGGCAGAGCCATTAAACTGATATGCATATGTGATGAACTGAAATGCTTGTGAGACGGCTTATATTGCATCCTGGTGCCAGGAGGATTTATATTCAGATGAGTTCACAAGGTGATAACAACTGAGAAAATCCGTGAATGAAGCTGCATGTGGTCGGTTAAATCCAAAGCCAAACAAGAGGCAGCAACAAATCAGAGGCAGAAAAAGTATATTactatgaataaaagaaaataaaaaaatattttcaagatCACAAACAAAATTGACACAATAGCATACAtataagtaaaaaacaaacacctgaaacaaataaaaccccaaGAAATTTGACTTGTTAGAATAAAATCATTGATATGGCCAGATCTGTGATACTTTTGTTGGATATAGTTTGTTTTGAATGGGGCCACCGTGCTTTAAAAGCTCACCATGTCTGACAAGCAAAATACCAAACAAATTCTGTTTATCCACATGTTAATAGACATCCcacaatataatataaagtaTAATGATATTGCATTAGGGATTTTCTGCTGCATCATACACTTGGCTGCACATACTGTAATGTATgctttatatctatatatatgatGTGGAATGTGGAACTTTTACTTGCATGCGAATTCGGTTTCTTCTCATTATTTGGTCTGAATAATGCGCCAAGAGTTTCTTCGAGCAAACTTTCTACCTCGGGCAGAAAAGACTCGGTGCGTAAAGTTCATTGTCGTTGAACGATAATCAACCCGCGTGAATTAAAtcggaacaaaaaaaaaaaaacaacaagaacaaaataagCATGCCAATCTTTCATCACGACACTGGACGTGAAACTTTGACCCCCGTGTCTTCTTGTGGCAGCCCGGTTGCGCAATCGAAGCGAACCGGCGAGAACTTCGGACGCGGCGTCGGCGGCACGCTGCGTGCAGGGGGGAAACAGGATTAGTGTGCGGACGAATCACCGTCACCGCCACCGCGTGAACGCGCAGGCACTCGCTCCCCTGCGCCTCCCTCCCCCCGCGACGAGCGCAGCAGCCTCCCGGGCCCCTATAAAAGCCCTCAGTCACCGGGCGGGGAGCACGGAGGAAGCTCAACCTCTCAGGTGAGTGACAGGAGCGCGCAGCAGGCGGACGCAACATCCCTCTTATTTAATAGCTGCTCAttacttcataaaaaaaaattgttaacatTTATTGCTTCGATCGCTGTCAAGGTTAAACACTCAAGTTTTCTCTCTTGTGAAAAGTCCACTGCATCTCACGTCTAATCTTGCGCTGCTTCACGCCACAGGTGTATCTGTCCAACCAACAACCATGCAGGCCGTAGCTCTGATCCTCGCTTTGGCAGTCGTCACCGGTGAGTGTTCTGCTAGTTTAGGGGTTCGACCGACTGCGTGTTCTTTCGTGGGATGTGTGGTGTTCATGCATTGCTTTCCTACATGTGCCCATCGTAGGCTGCAATGCCCGCGTTGTGCGCCAGGCTGACGCCACCCCAAAACCCTGGGAGGACACCGTGGAGCGTTTCTGGCAGCACATCTCCGAGCTGAACGGCAAAGCCGATGGAGTCCTGGAGAACCTCAAGGCCTCTCAGCTCAGCAGGGAGCTAGAGTAAGTTAACTTGACCCGTTTAACCTTTGCATTCTCATGTTCAGTAGGCAGTGATTAGTCCCTAGATACTTTATATAGAGTCTGCTTCCAAATGGTCCTGTGTTTTCCAGATCTATGTCGTTCCCTTCTTATCCCAACCAACCACTTACCTTTGCATTATGCTTACACTCCTCACTCGGTGTTCTCGTAATAACCACCCCGCTCTTCTGTTTCCAGCACTCTGATCACCGATACCATGTCAGAGCTGTCTGCCTACAGAAATGACCTCCAGACCAAGATTAGTCCCTATGCTGAGATGTCCACTGGTCAGCTGACTCAGGACCTGCAGCTTCTGGCTAACAAACTGCAGAAAGACATGGTGGATGCCAAGGAGCGCAGCACACAGTACCT
Encoded proteins:
- the LOC118312713 gene encoding apolipoprotein A-I; translated protein: MKVLAVLVLAVFSSCQANIFYADAPKPQIEVLTDAFWDYVAKATQTADDTLQMIRKSQFGQDVSARLTESADMANTYAVSIQEQLPPVAQDMITKVTTEADVLRERLTKELTSVKEKLEPYTEDMKAQIQQRVEQLKQELAPYTGALDTEALRSTLLQKSEELKTNLEQSVQDLQAQLGPYTDDLKQKVDQHLQDFKERVAPMTEKVQSELTERTQQVKEMASPYVDELRGTLDPYAQDLQARLTSLYESFVKTN
- the LOC118312721 gene encoding apolipoprotein A-I, translating into MKTFVVLAIALLSGCQANLFYADAPKPQIEVLTDAFWDYIAKATQTADDTLQMIRKSQFGQEVNARLAESADLANMYAISLQEQLPHGAQDVITKVTAEADVLRERVTKELTSVKQRLEPYTEEMKAQIQQRVELLKQELAPYADSLDSEALRSTLLQKSEELKTSLEQSVQDLQAQLGPYTDDLKQKVDQHLQDFQDSVAPMTEKVQVELSQRANSVKQMVAPYAEDLREKLDPYAQDLQAQLMSFYQSFVNAN